In one Vicugna pacos chromosome 22, VicPac4, whole genome shotgun sequence genomic region, the following are encoded:
- the OR1M1 gene encoding olfactory receptor 1M1: MEPDNQTRASGFILLGLSEKPEQEALLFALFLCMYVVTVVGNLLIILAISSDARLHTPMYFFLANLSLVDFGLATNTVPRMLVSIQIRSKSISYPCCLTQMYFFHFFGIMDSVLIAVMAYDRFVAICQPLHYTTIMSPLLCGLLVGGPWVFSCLISLTHILLMARLVFCGNNELPHYFCDLSPLLRLSCTDTSVNEIFVLIVAGMVIATPFICILASYARIIAAITKVPSAGGRKKAFSTCSSHLSVVALFYGTTIGVYLCPSSVRTAVKEKASAVMYTAVTPMLNPFIYSLRNTDLKGALKKLLNRKITSSS, translated from the coding sequence ATGGAACCAGACAACCAAACCAGGGCATCTGGGTTTATCCTCCTGGGACTCTCAGAAAAGCCAGAGCAGGAGgccctcctctttgctctgtttCTCTGCATGTATGTGGTCACAGTAGTGGGGAATCTGTTGATCATCCTGGCCATCAGCTCAGATGCTcgcctccacacccccatgtattTCTTCTTAGCCAACCTCTCCTTGGTTGATTTTGGCCTGGCCACCAACACTGTCCCCAGAATGCTGGTGAGCATCCAGATTAGGAGCAAATCCATATCTTATCCTTGCTGCCTGACCCAAATGtactttttccatttctttggcaTCATGGACAGTGTCTTAATAGCCGTGATGGCTTATGACAGGTTCGTGGCTATCTGTCAGCCCTTACATTATACCACCATCATGAGCCCACTCCTCTGTGGCCTGCTGGTCGGTGGCCCATGGGTGTTTTCCTGCCTCATCTCCCTCACCCACATCCTCCTGATGGCCCGTCTGGTCTTCTGTGGCAACAATGAGTTGCCTCATTACTTCTGTGACCTCAGTCCGCTGCTCAGACTTTCATGCACTGACACCTCGGTGAACGAGATCTTTGTGCTCATTGTGGCAGGGATGGTGATAGCCACACCTTTCATCTGCATTCTGGCCTCCTATGCGCGCATCATTGCGGCCATCACGAAGGTCCCCTCTGCAGGTGGCAGGAAGAAAGCCTTTTCCACCTGCAGCTCCCACCTGTCTGTGGTCGCCCTCTTCTATGGGACCACCATTGGGGTTTATCTGTGTCCTTCGTCTGTCCGCACAGCCGTGAAGGAAAAGGCATCCGCCGTCATGTACACCGCAGTCACCCCCATGCTGAACCCCTTTATCTACAGCCTGAGGAACACAGACCTGAAGGGGGCCCTGAAGAAACTTCTTAACAGAAAAATCACCTCATCTTCTTGA